One stretch of Leadbetterella byssophila DSM 17132 DNA includes these proteins:
- a CDS encoding patatin-like phospholipase family protein has protein sequence MFKICIAMAGAVSAGAYTAGVMDYLTEALSLWQAKKEKNLSIQARRPNDYFEDPEYDASVPMHEVQIEVLAGSSAGGITASLSFIEANTHRNHSLLYDCWVNMADDNKGSTIQKMLGSEGENEINSLFNVAPIEQIADRAFENMEVRETLPPYFSPNVDLLLTVTNLEGLKYEIPFGNERSYVITQNAGFMDYRRKGASTKGFFSEIDLRVQSDRESLKEMTLSTAAYPIGLKARQPSIHAKYLSQYTDFLFPPYVGANGEIVPYQRPKLVPPKTVQGDKYNFRAIDGGLINNEPFGLGGVVLQQKDPESYKKEKYAIIMIDPFPYQEKKEIESKVDMISIGKLLFSALRNHAFFSQSGIQDIILTQFNTRFLILPSKKETNDDPLAAGPIFGFAGFLQKSFRQHDYELGRKNCQDFLRYHFGIELGQVKKKLESEPHASAMERFVIRKMDTKEPYAYPIIPDFHEEVITEPKFPKVKETEVVDEVAQAMISRIKILIKSIDKTSTRWLVKAEMLLFQSILRKAIKKYLKEALKNFI, from the coding sequence ATGTTTAAGATTTGCATAGCTATGGCGGGGGCAGTATCAGCAGGTGCATATACTGCAGGCGTGATGGACTACTTAACAGAGGCCTTATCCCTTTGGCAAGCTAAAAAAGAAAAGAATCTCTCCATTCAGGCAAGGAGGCCAAATGACTACTTCGAAGACCCCGAATATGATGCCTCTGTTCCTATGCATGAAGTCCAAATAGAGGTATTGGCAGGCTCATCAGCAGGAGGAATAACGGCATCTTTAAGTTTTATTGAGGCCAATACGCACAGAAACCATTCACTTTTATATGACTGTTGGGTAAATATGGCCGATGACAACAAAGGCAGCACTATACAGAAAATGTTGGGCTCTGAGGGCGAAAACGAGATCAACTCCCTGTTCAATGTAGCACCCATAGAACAAATTGCAGATCGTGCTTTTGAAAATATGGAAGTCAGGGAAACCCTCCCCCCTTATTTCTCGCCTAATGTAGATTTGCTTTTAACAGTAACTAACCTGGAAGGTTTAAAATATGAAATCCCCTTTGGTAATGAAAGAAGCTATGTCATCACTCAAAATGCCGGATTCATGGACTATAGACGAAAGGGAGCTTCAACGAAAGGTTTCTTTTCAGAAATAGATTTGAGAGTACAAAGCGATAGAGAGAGCCTAAAAGAAATGACCCTTAGTACAGCCGCTTATCCAATAGGCTTAAAAGCGAGACAGCCAAGTATCCATGCGAAATACCTTAGTCAATATACAGATTTCCTCTTTCCTCCTTATGTGGGGGCAAATGGTGAAATAGTACCTTACCAAAGGCCCAAACTCGTCCCACCAAAGACGGTTCAAGGCGATAAATATAACTTCCGCGCTATTGACGGGGGGCTGATCAACAATGAACCTTTTGGATTAGGAGGGGTGGTTTTACAACAAAAAGATCCAGAGTCCTATAAGAAGGAAAAGTATGCTATCATCATGATTGATCCCTTTCCCTACCAGGAGAAAAAGGAGATCGAAAGTAAAGTAGACATGATTTCTATAGGGAAGTTACTCTTTTCAGCTCTGAGAAATCATGCTTTCTTCAGTCAGTCAGGTATTCAAGATATCATTCTTACTCAATTCAATACCAGATTCCTGATCCTTCCCAGTAAGAAAGAGACGAACGATGACCCTTTAGCTGCCGGACCTATATTTGGCTTTGCCGGATTTCTTCAAAAATCATTTCGTCAGCACGACTACGAGCTAGGCAGAAAGAACTGCCAGGATTTTCTTCGGTATCATTTTGGAATAGAATTAGGGCAAGTCAAGAAAAAATTAGAGTCTGAACCCCATGCAAGTGCAATGGAGCGATTTGTCATCCGAAAAATGGACACTAAAGAACCTTATGCCTACCCTATCATTCCCGATTTTCATGAAGAAGTCATCACCGAACCCAAATTTCCTAAGGTAAAGGAAACAGAAGTAGTGGATGAGGTAGCCCAAGCTATGATCTCACGAATCAAGATCCTGATTAAAAGTATAGACAAAACTTCCACACGCTGGCTGGTCAAAGCAGAGATGTTACTGTTTCAGAGCATACTTAGGAAGGCTATAAAAAAATATCTCAAAGAGGCTCTAAAGAATTTTATTTAA
- a CDS encoding anthranilate synthase component I family protein — MKFKISTRSKRLLADTLTPVSIFLRIREQYPLSVMLESADYHAMHNSFSYIGCDPVASIRIDRGHVEESYPNGTQKSYPLPHSKDTVKVLQGFAARFEGEKSEHGFISNGLFGHISYDAVQYFEDIELQDKSEENDIPEIQYRVYRYVIAINHFKNELHLFEHTYTEEELEPQPLQDGLETLEFFVKNPKRSTSVFRLTGPEETNIQDDRMREIIQQCIKHCLRGDVFQIVPSRRFSRSFTGDDFNVYRALRSINPSPYLFYFDGGDYRIFGSSPEKQIYIQGNQAEIHPIAGTFRRTGDDQRDRQLALDLHADPKESAEHVMLVDLARNDLSRNAEEVKVEIFKEVQFYSHVIHLVSKVTATMNQDVNPLQLVADTFPAGTLSGSPKHNAMTIINRLEPNSRGIYGGAIGFMDFNGNFNHAIAIRTFLSKNNTLFFQAGMGVVAKSDLESEMNEIHLKLGALRKALEMAEEI; from the coding sequence ATGAAATTTAAGATAAGTACCCGAAGTAAACGTCTGCTGGCAGACACCCTCACCCCGGTGAGCATCTTCCTTAGAATCAGGGAACAATACCCCCTCTCCGTCATGTTGGAGAGTGCGGACTACCACGCTATGCACAATAGCTTCAGTTACATAGGCTGTGACCCTGTGGCATCCATACGCATAGATAGAGGTCATGTGGAGGAGAGCTATCCAAACGGCACTCAAAAGTCATATCCTCTACCCCATAGTAAGGATACTGTCAAGGTACTGCAAGGCTTTGCGGCCAGATTTGAAGGAGAAAAATCTGAACACGGCTTCATTTCAAACGGCCTGTTCGGTCATATCAGCTACGATGCCGTACAGTATTTTGAAGACATAGAACTGCAGGATAAGTCAGAAGAAAACGATATCCCTGAAATCCAATATCGCGTATACCGCTATGTGATTGCCATCAATCACTTCAAAAACGAACTCCACCTTTTTGAACATACGTATACCGAAGAAGAACTAGAACCTCAACCCCTTCAGGACGGCCTAGAAACCCTAGAATTTTTCGTTAAAAACCCTAAAAGATCTACTTCCGTCTTCCGTCTCACCGGCCCTGAAGAAACAAACATTCAGGACGACAGAATGCGGGAAATCATACAGCAATGCATCAAGCATTGCCTCCGCGGAGATGTCTTCCAGATTGTGCCATCTAGAAGATTCAGCAGAAGCTTTACCGGTGATGACTTTAACGTCTATCGAGCGCTGCGAAGCATTAACCCTTCTCCATACCTCTTCTACTTTGACGGAGGAGACTACAGAATCTTTGGATCCAGCCCAGAAAAACAAATCTACATACAAGGAAATCAGGCTGAAATTCATCCAATAGCCGGCACATTCAGACGCACTGGCGACGATCAGCGCGATAGACAACTAGCCCTTGACCTACACGCTGACCCTAAAGAATCTGCAGAACATGTCATGCTGGTAGATTTAGCTAGAAATGATCTCTCCAGAAATGCAGAAGAAGTGAAAGTAGAGATCTTCAAGGAAGTACAGTTCTATTCCCACGTCATCCATCTAGTATCTAAGGTGACGGCAACCATGAATCAAGACGTGAACCCTCTGCAATTAGTGGCAGACACCTTCCCCGCCGGAACCCTCTCAGGTTCTCCAAAACATAATGCCATGACCATCATCAATAGATTAGAACCGAATTCCAGAGGCATTTACGGGGGAGCTATAGGATTTATGGATTTTAACGGCAACTTCAATCACGCCATAGCTATCCGTACCTTTCTAAGTAAAAACAATACCCTCTTCTTCCAAGCTGGCATGGGAGTAGTAGCTAAGTCAGACCTGGAAAGTGAAATGAATGAAATCCACCTTAAACTGGGTGCATTAAGAAAAGCATTAGAAATGGCAGAAGAGATTTAA
- the prmA gene encoding 50S ribosomal protein L11 methyltransferase yields MDFFELDLSIDADFAEILVAELAEVGFDSFVDKEDGIIAYIPEELFQEQDVKLLLEKYASKVSLHYSISKVERQNWNKEWESNFHPIDVDGKVYIRASFHDPAPSSYSHEIIIVPKMSFGTGHHETTSQMIALQLDIDHKGKSVLDVGTGTGILAIMAKQLGAADVHSFDIDEWSVENGKENYELNGVEDITIDQGTIRTQNIKEYDIVLANINRNILLDEIPEYAKFSKDYLLVSGFYTHDIQDIERVAEENGFKKVKEISKNNWAAVVFRK; encoded by the coding sequence ATGGACTTTTTTGAATTAGATTTAAGTATAGATGCGGATTTCGCTGAAATCCTGGTAGCAGAATTAGCTGAAGTAGGCTTTGATTCTTTTGTGGACAAAGAGGATGGGATCATTGCCTATATCCCGGAGGAACTCTTCCAGGAACAAGATGTAAAATTGCTCCTAGAGAAATACGCCTCTAAAGTCTCTCTGCATTATAGCATCTCCAAAGTTGAAAGACAGAATTGGAACAAAGAATGGGAGTCTAATTTTCATCCTATAGATGTAGACGGTAAGGTCTATATCCGTGCCAGTTTTCACGACCCAGCCCCTTCATCTTACTCGCATGAAATCATCATCGTGCCAAAGATGTCATTTGGAACAGGTCATCATGAAACCACTTCTCAGATGATCGCTTTACAGTTAGATATAGATCACAAAGGCAAATCCGTTTTAGATGTAGGAACGGGTACAGGTATTTTAGCTATCATGGCTAAACAACTGGGAGCAGCAGACGTTCATAGCTTCGACATAGACGAATGGTCAGTGGAAAATGGGAAAGAGAACTATGAACTTAACGGTGTGGAAGACATCACCATAGATCAAGGAACCATCAGAACACAAAATATCAAGGAATACGATATCGTTTTGGCAAATATCAATAGAAACATTCTATTGGATGAAATTCCGGAATATGCCAAGTTCAGTAAGGATTACTTATTAGTCAGTGGATTCTATACCCACGATATACAGGATATAGAACGTGTGGCAGAGGAAAATGGATTTAAAAAAGTAAAAGAAATAAGTAAGAACAATTGGGCTGCTGTCGTTTTTAGGAAATAA
- the porU gene encoding type IX secretion system sortase PorU produces MRIFAFLIFLCTNLFAQDTWLKLGIEKAGVYKIDQDFIKKYAPHLQNLSLEELTIMGGHPKALPQKNSDKRIVDWEIIHTQIIEVNGQAQLFFFAEDPHEGSLNPYSKSNFYFLGKGEIKKIPVVTSKNSGQILTHLGFQQRYEKDEVNLLQSGRLWLGELFKDQFTLPAPALHFQSDYQITLSLYPMGISRQFIEFTFGTQVKRDTLRGAPYHPNDATARYHRISNEHRYTFFGTPSELKMKLSAESVGNVGVYLDYWEVKYQKLLKGAGEWIFERTPIPPVLQWDNNALKVWQIGETVKELDWDANNLIHPENRDSRIVAFSPLDIQYPLYAGKVIKPSILNLPVPELLIVYPRAFQREVDRYISFKKENENIDLIAVDVEDIYLTFSSGKVDPTAIRDFCRHLYRKDPERFSSVLLIGDATYDYRNLKNADYVNLETMIPTYESRESLEPIYSYSSDDYFGFLEDHEGDWPEGRSINNIWFSEDARDHTLDISVGRIPARNLTELSYYVDKYMQRKPGTWMNKLSFIADNRDYNLHQQDAEDLERRALENYPGFNTEKLLLDDFPIEDGISPKANARLHEMINQGSLVLTYIGHGSSEAWTNEKLLHLSDISKLKNSGKLPIWLTATCEFGRFDQPGQVSGAEYVLLSPQRGGIALLTTTRPVYSSTNQAINRAFFQYLPTSRTLGEAFRKTKNASVRGEVNRNFSLLGDPTLPLPYFLPEKNELLPDLMQGGEQHNLAGAIEQIQNGEMSVQIMDTPIPAKTIGNFPDSPAFNYEIRSQALVEGRFEIKDFKVSTPFIAPNPQQNGKTRALFQWTNGQEIYFSYKSISLTKLDTTFSSSGPELSAALEDNKGLIWYIRDQYGIKPDFHLEINGEKIHHFTFVPTKGFQEGILLLPLSELKNGKQSSTLIASNIYNITAQNTFEYEIKREALKIQSSVVYPNPVKDFVRIKVKHNRVGENLLGTFQLLNEKGQILQSTELECMECLETWDSEFQLENLSTKGQKLFLQWTLKSAVDGSSEKLGRPLFFWK; encoded by the coding sequence ATGAGGATATTTGCCTTCCTGATCTTTCTATGTACAAACCTTTTCGCTCAGGATACCTGGCTTAAATTAGGCATAGAGAAAGCAGGAGTGTATAAGATTGACCAGGATTTCATAAAGAAATACGCCCCTCACCTCCAAAACCTCTCCCTGGAAGAACTAACCATCATGGGTGGACATCCCAAAGCTCTACCTCAAAAGAATTCAGATAAAAGAATAGTTGATTGGGAGATCATCCATACACAGATCATAGAGGTGAATGGGCAAGCCCAACTGTTTTTCTTTGCCGAAGACCCTCACGAAGGGAGCCTGAATCCATACAGTAAGTCTAACTTTTACTTTCTAGGCAAAGGCGAGATCAAAAAAATCCCTGTAGTAACAAGCAAGAATTCCGGACAGATCCTCACTCATCTGGGTTTCCAACAACGTTATGAAAAAGATGAAGTAAACCTGCTTCAGTCCGGCCGCCTATGGTTAGGAGAGCTCTTTAAAGACCAATTTACCCTTCCTGCACCGGCGCTTCACTTCCAATCCGACTACCAGATCACCCTGTCCCTCTACCCCATGGGGATCAGCAGACAGTTCATTGAATTTACTTTTGGTACACAAGTCAAAAGAGACACCCTTAGGGGAGCGCCCTACCATCCCAATGATGCCACCGCCAGATACCATAGGATATCAAACGAACACCGATATACTTTCTTTGGCACTCCAAGTGAATTGAAAATGAAACTAAGTGCAGAAAGTGTAGGAAATGTAGGAGTATACCTAGACTATTGGGAAGTGAAGTACCAAAAACTTCTGAAAGGTGCCGGAGAATGGATATTCGAAAGAACTCCCATCCCTCCCGTCTTACAGTGGGACAATAATGCCCTGAAAGTTTGGCAGATAGGAGAAACCGTAAAAGAGCTGGACTGGGATGCAAATAACCTTATCCATCCCGAAAACAGGGATTCCCGTATAGTAGCTTTCTCACCCCTAGATATTCAGTACCCTCTATATGCAGGCAAAGTAATTAAGCCCTCCATCCTCAACCTACCTGTGCCAGAGCTATTGATAGTATATCCCAGAGCATTCCAGCGAGAGGTAGACCGATATATCTCTTTTAAAAAAGAGAATGAAAATATTGATCTAATCGCCGTGGATGTAGAAGATATTTACCTCACCTTCAGTTCCGGAAAAGTTGACCCTACTGCCATTAGAGATTTCTGCAGGCACTTATACCGGAAAGATCCTGAGAGATTCTCTTCCGTGCTTCTTATTGGTGACGCAACATACGACTACAGAAACCTAAAAAACGCAGATTATGTCAACTTGGAAACCATGATTCCCACCTACGAGTCAAGAGAATCCTTAGAACCCATCTATAGCTATTCTTCAGATGATTATTTCGGGTTCTTAGAAGATCATGAGGGAGATTGGCCGGAAGGTAGAAGCATCAATAACATTTGGTTTAGCGAAGATGCTAGAGACCACACTTTAGACATAAGTGTAGGAAGAATTCCAGCCAGAAATCTGACTGAACTTTCCTACTATGTGGACAAGTACATGCAAAGAAAACCCGGAACCTGGATGAACAAACTGAGTTTCATCGCAGATAACAGAGATTATAATCTCCACCAACAAGACGCGGAGGATTTAGAGAGAAGAGCCCTGGAAAACTATCCCGGCTTTAACACTGAAAAACTACTTCTTGATGATTTTCCTATAGAAGACGGTATTTCCCCCAAAGCAAATGCCCGCTTACACGAAATGATAAATCAGGGCTCTCTTGTGTTAACATACATAGGCCACGGATCTTCTGAAGCCTGGACAAATGAAAAACTACTTCATCTATCAGATATTTCAAAGTTAAAGAATTCAGGTAAGCTCCCCATCTGGTTGACCGCCACCTGCGAATTCGGCAGGTTTGACCAGCCCGGACAAGTCTCCGGAGCTGAGTATGTGCTACTCAGTCCTCAGAGAGGAGGAATTGCACTACTTACCACTACCCGCCCCGTTTATTCCAGCACTAACCAAGCCATTAACAGAGCCTTCTTTCAATATTTACCTACTTCCCGCACCTTAGGAGAGGCCTTTCGAAAGACAAAAAACGCTTCCGTTAGAGGAGAGGTAAACAGAAACTTTAGCCTCTTGGGAGACCCTACCTTACCTCTGCCCTACTTCTTGCCGGAAAAAAATGAGCTTTTGCCCGATCTCATGCAGGGAGGGGAGCAACATAATTTGGCAGGAGCAATTGAACAAATCCAAAATGGGGAAATGTCAGTACAAATAATGGATACCCCTATTCCCGCTAAAACAATAGGAAACTTTCCGGACAGTCCGGCATTTAACTACGAAATCCGTTCACAAGCTTTAGTAGAAGGCAGATTTGAAATAAAGGATTTTAAAGTTTCTACACCTTTCATTGCCCCTAATCCACAGCAAAATGGTAAAACCAGGGCACTCTTCCAGTGGACAAATGGACAAGAAATCTATTTTTCTTATAAGAGTATTTCATTAACCAAACTGGATACCACTTTCTCCTCTTCCGGACCGGAATTAAGTGCGGCTTTGGAAGATAATAAAGGCTTAATTTGGTATATCAGGGATCAATACGGTATCAAACCCGACTTCCATCTTGAAATCAATGGTGAAAAAATCCACCATTTCACTTTTGTTCCTACCAAAGGATTCCAAGAAGGCATTTTACTGCTACCTTTAAGTGAACTAAAGAATGGCAAACAAAGCAGTACTTTAATCGCGTCCAATATCTATAATATTACCGCGCAAAATACGTTTGAATACGAAATAAAAAGGGAAGCTTTAAAGATTCAAAGTTCCGTAGTCTATCCTAATCCGGTGAAGGATTTTGTTCGAATAAAAGTCAAGCACAATAGGGTTGGAGAAAACCTGCTAGGTACTTTCCAACTGCTAAATGAAAAAGGACAAATACTACAAAGTACAGAGCTGGAATGTATGGAATGTTTGGAAACTTGGGACTCGGAATTTCAATTGGAAAACCTATCCACAAAAGGACAAAAACTCTTTTTGCAGTGGACCTTAAAATCAGCTGTGGATGGAAGCTCTGAAAAGCTAGGCAGACCCTTGTTTTTTTGGAAATAA
- a CDS encoding VOC family protein: MKSKLALLVLPFLSACSPKNYQQVRIARPTNQLAEIKHFYGTVLGLPIIGSFEGHEGYDGLMFGLPNKRFHLEFTSQTPKPELPAPTKENLTVLYYPNEKEYTKALNRILSYGYHPVEPENPYWLNKSQTFEDPDGWRVVLFRGKF, from the coding sequence ATGAAAAGCAAATTAGCATTATTGGTACTTCCTTTTTTATCAGCATGTTCTCCCAAAAACTACCAACAAGTAAGAATTGCTCGTCCGACGAATCAATTGGCGGAAATAAAACATTTCTATGGCACTGTTCTTGGATTACCTATAATAGGCAGTTTTGAGGGGCATGAGGGATATGATGGTCTCATGTTTGGATTACCTAACAAAAGATTCCACTTGGAATTCACATCACAGACCCCGAAACCAGAACTCCCTGCACCTACCAAGGAAAATCTGACTGTACTGTACTATCCTAATGAAAAAGAGTACACAAAAGCTCTCAACAGAATATTATCTTATGGCTACCACCCCGTAGAACCCGAAAATCCCTACTGGCTAAATAAGAGCCAAACCTTCGAAGACCCTGACGGATGGAGGGTGGTATTGTTTAGGGGGAAGTTCTAA
- the porV gene encoding type IX secretion system outer membrane channel protein PorV, translating to MKKHSWFIILSIFLIPGLIHAQNKNYPLIYTAVPFLSISPDARAAALGDAGAATSFDANAMHWNPGKLAFSDSRYGGSFSYTPWLRQIVDDMALLNASGYYKISDKQTIGASVNFFNQGEIQFTDWNGFEIDRFISNEFSLAAGIAQKLSSDYSLGLNIKYIHSNLVGNASIPGTSVTAKPGQTAAMDLGFYYNKTRPTDNDPRNFKKFDVDYGIVLQNLGGKINYGFGEYFLPANLKVGTQLSFRPDLSNRFSFIVDFNKLLVPANLSSDSTSYDQAQMSAMKAIFKSFGDAEDGFREELAEITTSVGFEYSYQEIVALRAGYFHESKHKAGNQYITAGAGVTLKERLKLDLAYLIPTKTGSPLANTWRVTLRIQVPHKSGKVDTIGDRIDN from the coding sequence ATGAAAAAACACTCTTGGTTTATAATCCTCAGCATCTTCTTGATCCCGGGACTAATTCATGCACAGAATAAAAACTATCCGCTGATTTATACAGCTGTGCCATTTTTATCCATCTCTCCAGACGCCAGAGCCGCAGCATTAGGTGACGCGGGTGCCGCTACTTCCTTTGATGCTAATGCCATGCATTGGAACCCTGGTAAACTAGCTTTCTCTGATTCACGTTATGGAGGATCTTTCTCTTACACTCCTTGGCTGAGACAAATAGTGGATGACATGGCCCTTTTAAATGCCAGTGGTTACTACAAGATTTCAGATAAGCAAACTATCGGAGCCAGTGTAAACTTCTTTAATCAAGGTGAGATTCAGTTTACGGACTGGAACGGTTTTGAAATAGATCGATTCATAAGTAATGAGTTTTCTTTAGCTGCGGGTATCGCTCAAAAACTAAGCTCTGACTACTCCTTAGGTTTGAATATCAAATACATTCATTCTAATCTAGTAGGAAATGCGTCAATTCCAGGTACCTCTGTTACGGCTAAGCCGGGACAAACCGCCGCTATGGACTTAGGTTTCTACTATAACAAAACACGTCCTACGGATAATGACCCTAGAAACTTCAAGAAATTTGATGTAGACTACGGTATAGTATTGCAAAACTTAGGCGGTAAAATCAATTATGGTTTTGGTGAATACTTTCTTCCGGCAAACTTGAAAGTGGGCACTCAGCTCTCTTTCCGTCCGGACCTATCTAACCGCTTCTCCTTCATCGTAGACTTTAATAAGCTATTAGTTCCTGCTAACCTGAGCTCTGATTCTACCTCTTATGATCAGGCGCAAATGAGTGCCATGAAGGCCATCTTCAAATCCTTCGGTGATGCAGAAGACGGATTTAGAGAGGAATTAGCGGAGATCACTACTTCAGTAGGTTTTGAATATTCGTACCAGGAGATCGTAGCACTTCGTGCCGGTTATTTTCATGAATCAAAACACAAAGCCGGTAATCAATACATCACAGCCGGTGCCGGTGTGACCTTGAAAGAAAGATTAAAATTAGATCTAGCCTACCTGATCCCTACTAAGACCGGAAGCCCATTAGCTAATACTTGGAGAGTAACATTGAGAATTCAAGTTCCTCACAAATCCGGCAAAGTAGATACCATTGGTGACAGAATTGATAATTAA
- a CDS encoding helix-turn-helix domain-containing protein, whose protein sequence is MPYLLKENLEVFHSNDIGLLTLQTPQKFPYHLIILCTKGNLQANVGLHSFELSEQSLTIVPPQTLYKFTGRGVHVSFLAVKEDFLQRAFMRNEGLGELLFISPDYPPTFPLERNHFEDTLYKFQKIKEELDRESPFYLDIIRLYIVQILYEYNRACEYCLLHSNKMINRQYQVMHEYKKLVELHFKDVKNLKDYSEMMNLSPKYLSECVKSQTGKSAHKIIQERVVMEAEWLLKNKSLSIKDIAYQLGFRTPESFTRYFSKNTGIPPTLFSKNRKIDRSKGHPAMD, encoded by the coding sequence ATGCCCTACTTATTAAAAGAAAATCTAGAAGTATTCCATTCGAATGATATAGGTCTTCTGACCCTTCAAACACCCCAGAAATTTCCTTACCATCTTATAATATTATGTACCAAAGGAAATCTACAAGCAAATGTGGGCCTGCATTCTTTTGAATTATCAGAACAAAGTCTGACTATCGTTCCCCCTCAAACCCTATATAAATTTACCGGAAGAGGTGTTCATGTAAGTTTTCTGGCCGTTAAGGAAGACTTTCTACAACGAGCATTTATGAGGAACGAAGGATTAGGGGAATTACTGTTTATAAGTCCTGACTATCCACCTACCTTTCCCTTGGAACGGAATCATTTTGAAGATACTTTATATAAGTTCCAAAAGATAAAAGAAGAGTTAGATAGGGAAAGCCCTTTCTACTTAGACATTATAAGGCTGTATATTGTCCAAATTCTTTACGAATACAATAGAGCCTGCGAGTATTGTTTACTGCATTCAAACAAGATGATCAATAGGCAATACCAGGTCATGCACGAGTATAAAAAACTAGTAGAATTGCATTTTAAGGACGTAAAAAACCTTAAGGATTATTCAGAAATGATGAATTTAAGTCCAAAGTACCTCAGCGAATGCGTAAAATCCCAAACCGGCAAATCTGCCCATAAAATCATTCAGGAGAGAGTGGTAATGGAAGCCGAATGGTTACTCAAAAACAAGAGTTTATCTATTAAAGACATAGCTTATCAATTAGGATTCCGTACACCTGAGTCCTTTACCAGATACTTTTCCAAAAACACAGGTATACCTCCTACCTTATTTAGTAAAAACCGTAAAATCGACAGGTCAAAAGGACATCCGGCCATGGACTAA
- a CDS encoding anthranilate synthase component II, whose translation MKILVLDNYDSFVYNLVYILKQLGGDVDVFRNDKIALEEVKKYDKILLSPGPGIPEEAGIMMDLLKEYKETKSIFGVCLGHQAIGEAFGAKLENMGDVLHGVTTPCIVRDPSEVLFQGIPSTFSVCRYHSWTVIKESMPSDLKVTAEDNQGYVMAEAHQKFDVRGVQFHPEAYLTEHGVKMVENWLKH comes from the coding sequence ATGAAGATATTAGTTTTAGACAATTACGACTCCTTTGTATATAACTTGGTCTATATCCTTAAACAATTAGGGGGAGACGTAGACGTATTCCGCAATGATAAAATCGCACTAGAAGAGGTAAAAAAATACGACAAGATCCTCTTATCCCCCGGCCCGGGTATCCCGGAAGAAGCGGGAATCATGATGGATTTATTGAAAGAGTATAAAGAAACCAAAAGTATCTTTGGGGTATGTCTAGGCCATCAAGCCATAGGTGAAGCCTTCGGCGCTAAACTGGAAAACATGGGAGATGTACTCCACGGAGTAACCACACCATGTATAGTCAGAGACCCTTCTGAAGTCCTTTTCCAAGGTATACCCTCTACTTTCAGCGTCTGCAGGTATCATTCCTGGACCGTCATCAAAGAGAGTATGCCTTCAGATTTAAAAGTGACCGCTGAAGATAACCAAGGCTACGTCATGGCAGAAGCCCACCAAAAATTTGATGTAAGAGGAGTACAGTTCCATCCCGAAGCCTACCTCACTGAGCATGGAGTTAAAATGGTAGAAAACTGGCTTAAACACTAA